A part of Rhizobium binae genomic DNA contains:
- the nifT gene encoding putative nitrogen fixation protein NifT, with protein MRVTISRTDVGLSAYIHKKDLEEPIISVEHKNLWGGFILLKNGWRIALPDLSQNRRLPVTVDARRLSS; from the coding sequence ATGAGAGTGACAATCAGCAGAACTGACGTCGGCTTATCGGCCTATATTCACAAGAAAGACCTTGAGGAACCGATCATCTCGGTTGAGCACAAAAACCTATGGGGCGGCTTTATTCTGCTGAAAAATGGATGGCGGATTGCCCTTCCCGATCTATCGCAGAACAGGCGCCTGCCCGTTACTGTCGATGCCAGAAGGCTATCCAGTTAG
- a CDS encoding electron transfer flavoprotein subunit alpha/FixB family protein, with product MVARKNETPANAVGRASSGKKLLKCFEDHRHVWVFMELERGKVHPVSIELLGEGRRLADKLGVQLAGVILGSSEGVGTKPAIEEAFAYGADVAYLVESPLLANYRNEPFTKALTDLVTTHKPEILLLGATTLGRDLAGAVATTLQTGLTADCTELDVDGDGSLAATRPTFGGSLLCTIYTLNSRPQMATVRSRVMATPQRADKPIGRVIQHELTMVEEAIVTKVLAFLCNDGSEQSNLANSDIVVGGGLGLGAAGNLQHLRNLATTIGGGVGCSRPLVQKGWMPADRQIGQSGHTIRPKLYIAAGISGAVQHRVGVEGADLIVAINLDQKAPIFDFAHIGVVACALEFLPALTEAFARRMPPHNSIKGMDRGRLDDQE from the coding sequence TTGGTCGCTAGAAAAAATGAAACGCCGGCAAACGCGGTCGGCCGCGCCAGCTCAGGGAAAAAGCTGCTTAAGTGTTTCGAAGATCACCGGCACGTCTGGGTCTTCATGGAACTTGAGCGCGGCAAGGTTCATCCCGTATCGATTGAACTCCTCGGCGAAGGCCGCAGACTAGCCGATAAGCTGGGCGTCCAACTGGCCGGGGTAATCCTCGGTTCGTCTGAAGGCGTGGGGACCAAGCCGGCGATCGAAGAGGCCTTCGCTTACGGAGCTGATGTCGCCTATCTGGTAGAGTCGCCCCTCCTCGCAAACTATCGAAACGAGCCCTTCACCAAGGCTTTGACGGATCTGGTCACTACTCACAAACCAGAAATTCTGCTTCTCGGCGCGACCACGCTCGGCCGCGACCTCGCCGGTGCTGTAGCAACGACCTTACAAACGGGGCTTACGGCTGATTGCACCGAGCTGGATGTTGATGGAGATGGTTCACTCGCAGCGACGCGGCCAACTTTCGGCGGGTCCTTGTTGTGCACGATCTACACGCTGAACAGCCGGCCACAAATGGCAACGGTGCGGTCCAGGGTCATGGCGACGCCGCAACGTGCGGATAAGCCAATTGGGCGCGTTATCCAGCACGAACTCACAATGGTCGAGGAAGCGATCGTCACCAAAGTCCTCGCATTCCTCTGCAACGACGGTTCTGAGCAATCCAATCTGGCCAACTCCGACATCGTGGTTGGGGGCGGACTCGGCCTCGGCGCTGCGGGAAACCTGCAGCACTTGAGAAACCTTGCAACGACGATCGGCGGGGGAGTCGGGTGCTCGCGCCCACTGGTCCAAAAAGGCTGGATGCCTGCTGATCGACAAATTGGTCAGTCCGGCCATACCATTAGACCTAAGCTCTACATCGCGGCGGGAATATCTGGCGCGGTCCAGCATCGCGTTGGCGTCGAAGGAGCCGATCTGATTGTCGCTATCAACCTCGACCAGAAGGCTCCGATCTTTGACTTCGCCCACATCGGCGTTGTCGCTTGCGCGCTGGAGTTCTTGCCGGCGTTGACAGAAGCTTTCGCCAGGCGAATGCCACCGCACAACTCTATCAAGGGTATGGATCGAGGAAGGCTAGATGACCAAGAGTAA
- the nifB gene encoding nitrogenase cofactor biosynthesis protein NifB, with protein MSEPEIKVGMTSSAPFDRAPMAPAMRGGRASSSYDLSVTDDIDARIWERIKDHPCFSEQAHHYFARMHVAVAPACNIQCNYCNRKYDCTNESRPGVASVKLTPDQALRKVLAVASKVPELSVIGIAGPGDACYDWKKTVATFEGVAREIPDIKLCISTNGLALPDHVDELADMNVDHVTITINMVDPEVGAKIYPWILHGHRRYTGIEGARILHERQMLGLEMLTERGILTKINSVMIPGVNDTHLVEVNRWIRDRGAFMHNVVPLISKPSHGTYYGLTGQRCPEPFELMALQDCLDGNVKLMRHCQQCRADAIGLLGGDREREFALDQISTKVDYDANMREAYRKLVEHEREDQFAAKLDANKAVESLGSSGTLAVAVATKGGGRINEHFGQVRELQLYAVSRKGINLVGHRKVLPYCLGGVGEESALDQIIVALDGIDILLSAKIGDGPKKRLAKAGVRAADAFAYAYIETAIGALYIAEFGRKPSMPTALPL; from the coding sequence ATGTCGGAACCGGAAATAAAGGTCGGGATGACCAGCAGCGCCCCCTTCGACCGGGCGCCGATGGCGCCCGCTATGCGCGGCGGCCGCGCATCTTCGTCCTATGACCTTTCGGTGACGGATGACATAGATGCGCGGATCTGGGAGAGAATCAAAGATCATCCCTGCTTTTCAGAGCAAGCCCATCACTATTTTGCTCGCATGCATGTCGCGGTCGCACCTGCCTGCAACATCCAGTGCAATTACTGCAATCGCAAATATGACTGCACCAACGAAAGCCGTCCCGGGGTCGCATCAGTCAAGCTAACTCCCGACCAGGCACTACGCAAGGTGCTTGCCGTCGCCAGCAAAGTGCCGGAGCTTTCCGTAATCGGCATTGCCGGACCGGGCGACGCTTGTTACGACTGGAAGAAAACAGTAGCGACGTTTGAAGGCGTTGCCAGAGAAATACCTGACATCAAACTATGCATTTCTACCAATGGATTGGCGCTTCCGGACCATGTCGATGAGCTAGCTGACATGAACGTCGATCACGTGACGATCACCATCAACATGGTGGATCCGGAAGTCGGGGCGAAGATCTATCCATGGATACTTCACGGTCATCGTCGATACACCGGGATAGAAGGTGCCAGGATCCTTCACGAGCGCCAAATGTTGGGTTTGGAAATGCTGACCGAACGCGGCATCCTCACCAAAATCAATTCGGTTATGATTCCAGGCGTCAATGACACGCACCTCGTGGAAGTTAACCGTTGGATCAGAGACCGCGGGGCATTCATGCACAATGTTGTGCCCCTGATTTCAAAGCCTTCGCATGGTACTTATTACGGTCTCACGGGTCAGCGTTGCCCCGAGCCATTCGAACTAATGGCACTTCAAGACTGTCTCGATGGTAACGTTAAGCTTATGCGCCACTGCCAACAGTGCCGGGCCGACGCCATTGGTTTGCTGGGCGGTGATCGCGAGCGAGAGTTTGCCCTCGACCAAATCTCCACCAAAGTTGATTACGATGCCAACATGCGCGAGGCATATCGGAAGCTGGTCGAGCATGAGCGAGAGGATCAATTTGCAGCAAAATTGGACGCGAACAAGGCAGTCGAGTCACTGGGTTCGTCGGGAACCCTTGCCGTTGCGGTGGCGACTAAAGGTGGCGGGCGGATCAACGAACATTTCGGTCAGGTAAGAGAACTCCAATTGTATGCCGTCTCTCGAAAAGGGATCAACTTGGTGGGACACCGTAAGGTTCTGCCATATTGCTTGGGTGGCGTAGGCGAGGAGAGCGCTCTGGATCAAATCATCGTTGCACTCGACGGTATCGATATTCTGCTCTCTGCCAAAATTGGCGATGGACCAAAGAAGCGGTTGGCAAAAGCTGGCGTGCGAGCAGCGGACGCATTTGCCTATGCTTACATCGAGACTGCGATCGGCGCGCTGTACATCGCCGAGTTTGGCCGCAAGCCGTCGATGCCGACGGCGTTACCCCTCTGA
- the nodX gene encoding nodulation protein NodX, with protein sequence MGPFNEHSSGHRNNFDLLRLFAACQVMFSHAWNWLHLGDSLNGTAVFNLLFSAPGVAIFFVISGFLITDSYIRSSSAASFFVKRSLRIFPALFVNIAVMELALLVTGGLNVTGILQYLSYFTVYILTAARIWAVYFTYEPYTMSGFYGASDPSGVLWTLTVELTFYLTLPMLLQIWRRWKRAGALIVAVAALGSWVMAQHFNITDKYDPFLSVTAGPTFWIFSMGVLARLYWHRVSKIFEGKLLWWLATHLAITWWVAGTSAAFVSINNAAPVDAFRIAVLAGLVLSAAHSFPHPNLLRGQDLSYGIYLYHMLVMHTLIAIGWVGHWWLWIVEPVGTVALAALSWVLIEKPAMKLRTLLVARRLSVA encoded by the coding sequence ATGGGACCATTCAATGAACACTCATCCGGCCACCGGAACAACTTTGACCTGTTAAGGCTCTTTGCCGCCTGCCAAGTGATGTTCAGCCACGCGTGGAATTGGCTTCACCTGGGCGATTCTTTGAACGGCACAGCGGTCTTCAATCTGTTGTTTTCGGCGCCGGGAGTTGCGATCTTCTTTGTAATCAGCGGCTTTCTAATAACGGATTCATACATCCGCTCATCGTCTGCAGCCTCTTTTTTCGTCAAGCGGTCGCTCCGGATCTTTCCTGCACTGTTCGTCAACATCGCCGTAATGGAACTTGCCCTGCTGGTGACCGGGGGATTAAATGTAACAGGCATCTTGCAGTATCTGTCTTACTTCACGGTCTACATCCTGACCGCTGCACGCATCTGGGCGGTCTACTTCACGTACGAGCCCTACACGATGAGCGGCTTTTATGGCGCCTCGGACCCAAGTGGGGTGCTGTGGACGCTGACGGTGGAGCTGACGTTCTACCTCACTCTGCCAATGCTGTTGCAAATTTGGCGGCGGTGGAAACGAGCAGGGGCGCTAATCGTTGCCGTCGCCGCCCTCGGGTCTTGGGTCATGGCGCAGCACTTCAACATAACTGATAAGTACGATCCGTTCCTGTCGGTGACAGCAGGCCCGACTTTCTGGATTTTTTCGATGGGAGTTCTTGCTCGGCTTTACTGGCATCGCGTCAGCAAGATCTTTGAAGGCAAGCTCTTGTGGTGGCTGGCAACTCATCTCGCGATAACGTGGTGGGTAGCAGGAACGTCCGCTGCATTCGTCTCGATCAACAATGCGGCGCCTGTCGATGCGTTCCGAATCGCTGTTCTCGCCGGTCTAGTCCTGTCGGCAGCGCACTCATTTCCGCACCCTAATCTGTTGCGCGGGCAGGATCTCTCTTACGGGATTTACCTCTACCATATGCTCGTCATGCACACGCTGATCGCCATCGGATGGGTCGGCCATTGGTGGCTCTGGATCGTCGAGCCGGTCGGAACCGTGGCATTAGCCGCTCTATCATGGGTGCTGATTGAAAAACCGGCCATGAAACTTCGCACATTGCTAGTCGCCAGAAGGCTTTCCGTCGCTTAA
- a CDS encoding ferredoxin family protein has translation MKATTIERIEDKLYQNRYLVDTGRPHITVRPHRSPSPSLLALTQICPAKCYEVNDVGQVAIVSDGCLECGTCRVLCEASGDIKWNYPRGGFGVLFKFG, from the coding sequence ATGAAGGCGACCACCATTGAGCGCATTGAGGATAAGCTGTACCAAAACCGATATCTCGTCGATACTGGACGCCCACACATTACGGTGCGGCCGCATCGGTCGCCAAGCCCAAGCCTGCTCGCCTTGACGCAAATCTGTCCGGCCAAATGCTACGAGGTGAACGATGTTGGTCAGGTGGCAATTGTTTCGGATGGCTGCTTGGAATGCGGCACATGCAGAGTGTTATGCGAAGCGAGTGGCGACATAAAGTGGAATTATCCCCGGGGCGGGTTCGGGGTCCTCTTCAAATTCGGATGA
- the nifA gene encoding nif-specific transcriptional activator NifA: MIKPEARLHILYDISKELISSFPLDNVLKAAMNALVEHLLLRDGGIVIHGSGGEPWINVRAPIGHDVRSRSLTLEQADAINRVIASGEKHFGKNSAVLPVKVNRKAIGALWIDFAQKSGDQDETLLAMIAVLIGLTCQRYRESCSDGGSVAEEQQAGQIPKIKPKPQPTHLDKIDWIVGESPALKRVLATTKIVAATNSAVLLRGESGTGKECFARAIHALSIRKSKAFIKLNCAALSETVLESELFGHEKGAFTGALLQRAGRFELANGGTLLLDEIGDVSPQFQAKLLRVLQEGEFERLGGTKTLKVDVRVICATNKDLEVAVLRGEFRADLYYRINVVPIILPPLRQRDGDISLLAQVFLEQFNKANDRNCDFAPSAIDILSKCAFPGNVRELDNCVQRTATLASSNTITSSDFACQQDQCSSALLWKDARDGTGNGPVHSLNPRDTMLGGLGANVGTPSGAAATIEAAGLTERDRLINAMVKAGWVQAKAARILGKTPRQVGYALRRHRIDVKKE; encoded by the coding sequence ATGATTAAACCAGAGGCGCGGCTCCATATACTCTACGACATATCCAAAGAGCTTATCTCTTCTTTTCCTCTCGACAACGTGCTGAAGGCTGCCATGAACGCCCTCGTCGAGCATCTGCTATTGCGCGATGGCGGAATCGTGATTCACGGCTCCGGAGGAGAGCCCTGGATAAACGTACGGGCTCCCATTGGGCACGATGTTCGCTCACGTTCTCTGACGCTTGAACAGGCGGACGCAATAAATCGTGTCATCGCTAGCGGTGAGAAGCACTTTGGGAAAAATTCTGCCGTTCTCCCCGTTAAAGTAAACCGGAAAGCAATTGGCGCATTGTGGATTGATTTCGCGCAGAAAAGCGGAGATCAGGACGAAACCCTTCTGGCAATGATTGCCGTCCTGATCGGCTTAACCTGCCAGCGCTATCGCGAATCGTGCAGCGATGGCGGCTCAGTCGCCGAGGAACAACAAGCAGGACAGATTCCGAAAATCAAGCCGAAGCCTCAACCCACCCACCTCGACAAAATCGACTGGATCGTTGGGGAGAGCCCCGCGCTCAAGAGGGTATTAGCTACCACCAAGATCGTGGCCGCGACGAACTCCGCGGTGCTCTTGAGAGGAGAGAGCGGCACTGGCAAGGAATGCTTTGCAAGAGCAATACACGCGTTGTCGATACGGAAAAGCAAGGCATTTATTAAGTTGAATTGCGCCGCGCTGTCGGAAACCGTTCTGGAATCCGAATTGTTTGGCCATGAGAAGGGCGCTTTCACTGGCGCTCTCCTTCAACGAGCTGGGCGTTTCGAACTGGCCAATGGCGGAACGCTGTTGCTTGATGAAATTGGCGATGTATCCCCACAATTCCAGGCGAAGTTATTGCGCGTCTTGCAGGAAGGCGAATTCGAACGTCTCGGCGGAACGAAGACATTGAAAGTAGACGTTCGAGTTATCTGCGCCACCAACAAGGACCTTGAAGTGGCCGTCCTTCGAGGGGAGTTCAGAGCCGACCTCTATTACCGGATCAATGTGGTGCCGATCATTTTGCCGCCACTTCGGCAGCGCGACGGTGACATTTCGCTTCTAGCGCAAGTGTTCCTCGAGCAATTCAACAAGGCAAATGATCGAAATTGCGACTTCGCCCCGTCGGCCATAGACATTTTGTCGAAATGCGCCTTCCCCGGCAATGTTCGCGAGCTGGACAACTGCGTTCAAAGGACCGCCACTCTCGCCAGTTCAAATACCATCACTTCATCGGATTTTGCCTGTCAGCAAGACCAGTGTTCTTCGGCGCTCCTCTGGAAAGACGCCCGCGACGGCACTGGCAACGGCCCGGTGCATAGTCTCAACCCGCGAGATACAATGTTAGGCGGACTGGGGGCCAACGTAGGTACTCCCAGCGGTGCCGCAGCCACAATCGAGGCAGCGGGTCTCACTGAGCGTGATCGGCTGATCAATGCAATGGTGAAGGCTGGCTGGGTACAGGCCAAAGCGGCTCGTATCCTGGGTAAGACGCCGCGGCAGGTCGGCTATGCGCTACGCCGGCATCGTATCGATGTGAAGAAAGAGTGA
- a CDS encoding ABC transporter permease has translation MSVATLPAGGLNWLAVWRRNYLAWKKAALASVLGNLADPIIYLFGLGAGLGVMVGRVDGVSYTAFLAAGMIATSAMTAATFETIYAAFGRMQGQRTWEAMLYTQLTLGDIVVGEMAWAATKAALAGTGIGIVAATLGYTHWLCLLYALPVIALTGLAFASLGMVVTALAPSYDYFIFYQTLVITPMLFLSGAVFPVDQLPVTFQQMAAFLPLAHSIDLIRPTMLGQPIANVCLHIGVLCIYIVVPFLVSTTLLRRRLMR, from the coding sequence ATGAGCGTAGCAACATTACCCGCCGGCGGTTTGAACTGGCTCGCAGTTTGGCGCAGAAACTATCTGGCTTGGAAAAAAGCGGCGCTGGCATCCGTTCTTGGAAATCTAGCCGATCCTATAATATACCTATTCGGGCTCGGCGCTGGATTGGGAGTGATGGTAGGGCGCGTTGACGGCGTATCGTACACTGCATTTTTGGCGGCTGGAATGATCGCGACAAGCGCGATGACTGCTGCAACCTTCGAGACTATCTATGCGGCCTTCGGCCGAATGCAGGGCCAGCGCACCTGGGAAGCAATGTTATACACACAGCTCACGCTAGGGGATATCGTCGTTGGGGAAATGGCATGGGCAGCAACTAAGGCGGCGCTGGCGGGTACCGGTATTGGTATCGTCGCCGCCACGCTGGGATACACCCACTGGCTGTGTCTTCTCTATGCGCTTCCGGTCATCGCCCTCACTGGCTTAGCGTTTGCGAGCCTTGGAATGGTCGTTACGGCCCTCGCGCCCAGTTACGATTACTTCATATTTTACCAAACCCTCGTCATCACACCGATGTTGTTTTTGTCAGGCGCAGTGTTTCCCGTAGACCAATTGCCCGTAACATTCCAACAGATGGCCGCCTTCTTGCCCTTGGCGCATTCGATAGATCTTATCCGCCCGACAATGCTGGGCCAACCAATCGCAAATGTCTGCCTGCATATCGGTGTTCTCTGCATCTACATAGTCGTACCATTCCTCGTGTCGACCACATTGCTTCGGCGGCGACTAATGCGGTGA
- a CDS encoding 4Fe-4S binding protein has product MAYKIIASQCTQCGSCEFACPSDAISFKGEGYVVDSKKCTECKGEFDTQQCASVCPMPKTCVPA; this is encoded by the coding sequence ATGGCTTATAAGATCATTGCATCCCAGTGCACCCAGTGCGGCTCTTGCGAATTTGCATGTCCCTCAGATGCGATCAGTTTCAAAGGTGAAGGATATGTTGTGGATTCAAAAAAATGTACCGAGTGCAAGGGTGAGTTTGACACGCAACAATGCGCTTCGGTGTGTCCGATGCCAAAGACCTGCGTCCCTGCTTGA
- a CDS encoding FAD-dependent oxidoreductase yields MTKSKFDAIVIGAGMSGNAAAYSMARRGLKVLQLERGEHSGSKNVQGAILYANMLEAIIPNFRDDAPLERHLVEQRFWLMDDSSHTGVHYRSDDFNELKPNRYTIIRAQFDKWFSSKVREAGGTVLCETTATKLARDRSGSVIGVYTDREGGVILADVVVLAEGVNGLLGTRAGLRDMPKPENVALAVKEMHFMPEEVIAERFGLTGGEGCVIEAGGTISRGMAGLGFLYTNKESISVGIGCLVSGLAESMENPYRLLDAFKQHPSIRPLLAGSEIKEYAAHLIPEGGFKAIPQLFGNGWVVVGDAAQLNNAVHREGSNLAMTSGLMAGEAIFQIKSRGGLMTKHNLSLYKGMLDKSFVMKDLMKHKDLPSLLHTDSHNFLMTYPTLISQAAQNFVRVDGAPKINREKATAASFINARSRWGLISDAVRSAVSWR; encoded by the coding sequence ATGACCAAGAGTAAGTTCGACGCGATCGTCATTGGTGCCGGTATGTCCGGCAACGCCGCAGCGTATTCGATGGCTCGTCGCGGTCTAAAAGTGCTGCAACTGGAGCGCGGAGAACATTCGGGCTCTAAGAATGTTCAGGGGGCTATATTATATGCGAACATGTTGGAGGCGATTATCCCAAACTTCCGAGATGACGCTCCCCTGGAACGGCATCTGGTCGAGCAACGATTCTGGCTAATGGATGACTCGTCGCACACGGGCGTGCACTATCGCTCTGATGACTTTAATGAACTGAAGCCAAACCGGTATACGATCATCCGTGCCCAGTTTGACAAATGGTTCTCATCCAAGGTGCGCGAGGCGGGCGGCACAGTCCTTTGTGAAACGACAGCGACGAAACTTGCTCGAGATCGGAGCGGTAGTGTAATAGGCGTTTACACGGACCGAGAGGGCGGTGTGATCCTCGCGGACGTAGTCGTCCTCGCTGAGGGCGTGAACGGACTGCTTGGAACACGAGCCGGCTTGCGCGATATGCCGAAGCCAGAAAATGTGGCACTCGCTGTCAAGGAAATGCATTTTATGCCGGAAGAGGTCATCGCAGAGCGCTTCGGCCTCACCGGTGGCGAAGGCTGTGTGATCGAAGCCGGCGGCACGATTTCACGCGGAATGGCCGGACTGGGCTTCCTTTATACCAACAAGGAGTCGATCTCTGTGGGGATCGGCTGTCTCGTCTCCGGTTTAGCGGAAAGCATGGAAAATCCGTACCGCCTTCTTGACGCCTTCAAGCAACATCCATCCATCCGACCATTACTGGCGGGATCCGAGATCAAAGAATACGCCGCACATCTTATCCCTGAGGGAGGCTTCAAGGCAATCCCACAGCTCTTTGGCAACGGGTGGGTCGTCGTGGGCGACGCGGCGCAATTAAACAATGCCGTGCATAGGGAGGGATCAAACCTTGCGATGACATCAGGCCTCATGGCGGGTGAAGCGATCTTCCAGATAAAGAGCCGCGGCGGTCTCATGACGAAGCACAATCTCTCTCTCTATAAGGGTATGCTGGATAAGTCGTTCGTCATGAAAGACTTGATGAAACACAAAGATCTTCCAAGCCTCCTCCACACCGACAGTCACAATTTTCTCATGACGTATCCAACGCTTATATCTCAGGCGGCGCAAAATTTTGTGCGCGTCGACGGTGCACCTAAAATCAACAGGGAGAAGGCCACAGCTGCCTCCTTTATCAACGCACGATCCCGTTGGGGGTTGATTAGCGACGCGGTCCGCTCCGCCGTATCTTGGCGTTAA
- a CDS encoding electron transfer flavoprotein subunit beta/FixA family protein, whose protein sequence is MHIVVCIKQVPDSAQIRVHPVTNTIMRQGVPTIINPYDLFALEEALQVRNRYGGEVTVLTMGPPMAEQALRKALTHGADRAVLLTDRHFAGSDTLATSYALSQAVAKIGESYGAPDIVFTGKQTIDGDTAQVGPGIAKRLNLQQLTYVTKIVSIDPTSRELMVERHAESGTQMLKSTLPCLITVLEGVNAIRRGSLDDAFRAARSPVLKWGAADAGIGELTKCGLRGSPTVVKRVFAPGPRAEKAMQMDINDKTLAEVAADTVAAIFAREPVLERKLTSHGNR, encoded by the coding sequence ATGCACATCGTGGTCTGTATCAAACAGGTTCCGGACTCTGCGCAGATACGCGTACACCCGGTGACAAATACGATCATGCGCCAAGGCGTACCGACCATCATTAACCCTTACGACCTGTTTGCTCTCGAAGAGGCACTACAAGTTCGTAACCGCTATGGGGGCGAGGTGACTGTTCTCACGATGGGGCCGCCCATGGCTGAGCAAGCGCTACGCAAAGCCCTCACCCACGGCGCAGATCGCGCAGTGCTTCTCACCGACCGCCACTTTGCTGGATCTGACACGCTGGCGACCTCGTATGCTCTTTCTCAAGCAGTAGCGAAGATTGGCGAGAGCTATGGGGCGCCAGATATCGTCTTTACCGGAAAGCAGACAATTGACGGCGACACGGCCCAGGTCGGGCCCGGAATTGCAAAGAGGCTGAACCTCCAGCAACTGACTTACGTAACGAAGATTGTCTCCATTGATCCCACTTCGCGCGAGCTCATGGTTGAACGACACGCGGAGAGCGGCACGCAGATGCTGAAGAGCACGTTGCCGTGTCTCATCACCGTGCTGGAAGGTGTCAATGCAATCCGCCGGGGCTCTCTCGATGACGCCTTCCGTGCCGCGCGAAGCCCGGTTCTTAAATGGGGGGCCGCTGACGCCGGCATTGGGGAGTTGACCAAATGCGGCCTAAGGGGATCGCCGACGGTCGTGAAGCGAGTATTCGCTCCTGGTCCGCGCGCCGAAAAAGCTATGCAAATGGACATTAACGACAAAACGTTGGCCGAGGTCGCGGCGGACACGGTCGCTGCAATTTTTGCCCGCGAGCCTGTTTTGGAACGCAAGCTCACGTCCCATGGCAATCGGTGA
- a CDS encoding class I SAM-dependent methyltransferase, with protein sequence MTPLNETTLKELVDRIFGDLGGAFSVPLVHIGDELGLYKTLKAIGPATVEEVAVAAGCAPRYVREWLAAQAASGYVHYENGQFSLTPEQAYVFAEPDSPFNLIGAFDTAAAMVGNQAKVQSAFKTGEGVAWGDQAGCMFCAVARLFRPGYVNALVQEWLPALDGVIAKLKSGATVADVGCGHGVSTVLMAQAFPNSRFTGYDFHLGSIAASKAHAEAHGLANVQFEVGRAQDFDGSDFDLITCFDCLHDMGDPNAAASHIRKALKEGGTWMVVEPMARDTLDENINPVGRLYYSASTMICVPTSLAQETGLALGAQAGEKRLTEVILSGGFTHVRRAAETPLNMVLEAT encoded by the coding sequence GTGACCCCACTCAACGAAACAACGCTTAAGGAGCTCGTGGACCGCATCTTTGGCGACCTTGGTGGTGCATTCAGCGTGCCGCTGGTGCATATCGGCGATGAGCTCGGCCTCTACAAGACGCTGAAGGCGATCGGTCCCGCGACGGTCGAGGAGGTTGCCGTGGCCGCGGGATGCGCGCCTCGCTATGTGCGCGAGTGGCTGGCAGCGCAGGCGGCTTCGGGCTATGTGCACTACGAGAATGGCCAGTTCTCGCTCACGCCGGAGCAGGCCTATGTGTTTGCTGAACCCGATAGCCCGTTCAACCTGATTGGCGCGTTCGATACGGCTGCCGCGATGGTCGGAAATCAGGCGAAGGTGCAGTCTGCCTTCAAGACCGGGGAAGGCGTTGCCTGGGGCGATCAGGCTGGCTGCATGTTCTGCGCTGTCGCGCGGCTGTTCCGCCCTGGTTACGTCAATGCGCTGGTCCAGGAGTGGCTGCCGGCGCTCGATGGTGTGATCGCCAAGTTAAAATCGGGTGCAACGGTCGCCGACGTCGGATGCGGGCACGGGGTATCAACGGTGCTGATGGCTCAGGCGTTTCCCAACTCCCGGTTCACGGGTTACGACTTTCATTTGGGCTCGATCGCGGCATCGAAAGCGCACGCGGAAGCGCACGGTTTGGCGAACGTGCAGTTTGAGGTGGGCCGGGCGCAGGACTTCGACGGTAGCGACTTCGATCTGATCACCTGCTTCGACTGTCTGCACGACATGGGCGACCCGAACGCCGCGGCGTCTCATATCAGAAAAGCGCTGAAGGAAGGCGGCACCTGGATGGTCGTCGAACCAATGGCCAGAGACACGCTTGACGAGAATATAAACCCGGTCGGGCGGCTCTACTACTCCGCCTCGACGATGATCTGCGTTCCCACCTCCCTGGCGCAGGAGACGGGATTAGCACTTGGCGCACAGGCGGGAGAGAAGCGATTGACGGAGGTGATCCTGTCAGGCGGGTTCACACATGTCAGACGAGCAGCCGAGACCCCGCTGAACATGGTTCTCGAGGCGACCTGA